Proteins encoded in a region of the Quercus lobata isolate SW786 chromosome 8, ValleyOak3.0 Primary Assembly, whole genome shotgun sequence genome:
- the LOC115957967 gene encoding transcription factor bHLH162-like, with product MGHFLVINLQEKEMDQQGSQSTSTKIERRVIEKNRRNQMKILYSKLNSLLPNQNSKEALSLPDQIDEAIKYIKSLETKLKKSKEKKESLCVNGRKRSYTCTSFDAKSSLKSPKMEIREMGSALEVVLITGLDNQFLFYEIIHILHEEQAEVLTANFSISGDSIFHVVHAEIKSGSLFDFGAAKVTERLKRFIYGSTSDVDLEPELCWDLDIHPESWDFQV from the exons atggGACATTTTTTAGTAATCAACTTacaagagaaagaaatggaTCAGCAGGGAAGTCAGTCAACTTCAACCAAGATTGAGAGAAGGGTTATAGAGAAAAATAGGAGGAATCAGATGAAAATCCTCTACTCCAAGCTTAATTCTCTACTACCAAACCAGAATTCCAAG GAGGCACTGTCACTACCTGATCAAATAGATGAAGCTATAAAATACATCAAAAGCCTAGAGACAAAGCTGAAGAAGTCTAAGGAGAAGAAGGAGAGTTTATGTGTTAATGGCAGGAAAAGATCATACACTTGCACAAGTTTTGATGCTAAATCGAGCCTAAAATCGCCCAAAATGGAAATTCGTGAAATGGGTTCCGCTCTAGAGGTTGTTTTGATAACTGGGCTAGATAATCAGTTCTTGTTCTATGAAATTATTCACATTCTTCATGAAGAACAAGCAGAGGTCTTGACTgccaatttttcaatttctggAGACTCAATTTTCCATGTGGTGCATGCAGAG ATAAAGTCTGGATCTTTATTCGATTTTGGGGCAGCAAAAGTAACTGAGAGACTGAAAAGATTCATTTACGGATCCACCAGTGATGTAGATTTGGAGCCAGAGCTTTGCTGGGACTTGGATATCCATCCTGAATCGTGGGATTTCCAAGTATAA